CACAAACACCTAAAAAGAAAAGTAAAAAAAGCCTTTGGCTTGGGAGGATAAGAAAAATAACAAAAAACTATCTAGTGAACGAGTGAGCAACGAAAATGTGATAGGATTGCTTAAACGATTTAAAATTATAGCTGATCGTTATAGAAATAGACGTAAAAGGTTTGGGTTTCGTTTTAATTTAATCGTAGGAATTTATAACTTAGGGCTATGTTAATGAGTTTTAAAAGAACTCTAATGAACTTATCCCGGAGCTTTTTAATCAGCAAGATAGGAAACTACTTAAGATGTATGACACTTAATATAAAGGAGTTTATACAATCTAAAATCGATGCGGAAGAAATTCAAAGAAAGAGAGCTAAGACTACCAAGAACAAAGCCAAACATGATTATCCAAGAATTCAAGGCTACTTAAGCATAACAACAATGTCTTGTCAGCTTTTTCCCTTATCGGTAATTTGAAACAAAACAACAACTCATGTACTTCTAATGCGAAGCGGAAAAGAAAGTAGAGCTGCTTACTGGCATGTCCTTTACAAGCAATTTCATAAAAATTTTCTCGGAAAATTAGGGCTATACTGTGTTCTAATTTTTTGTTTTTTTGGAATCTATGCCCCTTTTTTTGCTTCTAGTAAACCATTTGTCGTTGAATTCGATGGAAAATGGTATTTTCCCTTTTTTAGATACTTATTTTTCCCCGGTTTTTACACTAAAAAATTGGATATTTTCTTCAATCTACTTATGTTTTCTCTTCCTGCTTTTTTCGTGACTATAGGGTTGTTTAAAAGGCACGAGAAGGCTCTAAAAGTCTTTTTGACTTGGATAATAGGTGCACAGATCGGCTTGTTTTTTTATTTTTCCTTCTTTCATGTTGCCGATCCTGCGAGTGATCCTCAATTAGCTAAAAAAAGGCATGAAGCTGTTCAGGAAAGAATGGTTGCAAAGAGAAGCGATGAATTTCATTTTTTCCCTCAAAGGGAAGATTGGTATTTCGACTTAAGATTCATGAATGATTATGCCAAGCTTAATGCAGTCATGCGCTACGTGCAGCGCAAGCATCATCATCAGGTGATCGAAAAGTATGCAGCGAAGTATCTCTCCAAATATGGGGCGCTACCGACGCTTTGGCAGATGGATGAGGAACGCTCTATTTCCCAAATCGTTGCTTTAGAAAAAAGCTTAGAGGCGCAAGAAGCAAAGGCTCTAAACGCATTTCAAACGCTTAGCTTGTATTTAGAAGCTTGCCAATCTCTAAATGCGCTTCAGGGAAATAGGCACTGCTACGATCTTTCCAACGCACCTATAGTAGAGCGGAAAGAATTAATTGAAGCGCAAAAACAGGTGTGGGCTTTTTATGAAACAAAAGACAAGCTCAATTTCTACAAGCAAAGAAAGAAATGGCTAGAAGATTCCGCTAAAAAAATTGGCTTTCTTTGGATGCCGATCGTTCCTTTTCATTGGGAAGATGATGCTGGGGGGGATCAGCGGTTAAACCAAGTTCTTCCTTGGTGGGAATTAACGCGGAGTAACCGTAAAGAGCTGATAGCTGCATTGATTTTTGGCATACGCATTTCTTTGGTTGTTGGTTTTTTAGCCGTCGCGCTGGCTTTTGCGATTGGAGTTCCTATTGGAGCCTTTGCTGGATTTTATGGAGGGACTTTTGATATTGTTGTGAGCCGGTTGCTAGAGGTCTGGGAATCGATGCCTACATTTTTTATGCTCCTTCTTGTCATTGCCATATCGCAGAGTAAATCCATTTTTATCGTTATTTCAGTGATCGGTCTCTTCGCTTGGCCTGTTTTTAGCCGCTATACAAGAAGTGAAGTTTTTAAGCAGCGCAATTTAGCTTATGTTGAAGCTTCGACAGCACTTGGTTTTAGCGATTCATTTATCATCTTTAAAGAGATTTTACCTAATGCAATTCCTCCCTTGCTGACCCTATTGCCTTTTGCTATCATGGGCGCAATAACAAGTGAAGCTGGGCTTTCTTTTTTGGGACTAGGCGAGGATGGATCCTGTTCATGGGGAATTTTAATGGATGAAGGACGAAAAGGTTTTCCTTCTGAAGCCTACCTGCTATGGCCACCTGCAATTTTGCTTACAATTTTGCTGGTTTCTATAGCCCTTGTCGGAGATGCCTTGCGCGATGCCCTAGATCCAAAATTGAAAAGATAAAGGTAATGCAATGAAACAGGTATTATTCTCTTTAGTTCTTGCGCTATGTGCCCTTGGCAACCCTTTGCAAGCAGAAGACACAAATGGTGTGGTGTTCTCACTTAAAAGCGATGATAAGATGTGGAAGATGGGGTCAGAGTTCCATACTGATAGCCAGCAAATCACCCAATATATCCCAGAGACACAAACAATTAATAATTGGAAAGAGCTTTTTACCATTCAGACGATGGAAAATGCGCGTTTAGATCCGATGAATGTCTTTCAGTTGTTGCTTAAAGAATTGAGCAATATTGGAAGTGGAGAAGATATCGTTGGCCATCGCATTCTTAGTAACGATGACAAAGGCCTTTTAGCTGAATGGTGGATCGACCACCAGTCCCCAAATGACCAGCATGAATGGATCCGTATTTTTAATGCTGGAAGTTCAACGGCAATTTTGCGCTACACAACGCGTAATACGGACAAATTAGATAAAGCGGCTAAAATTTGGATTCCAATTTTAACGCAAGCTTACTATAAGCCGTTGATGCGCTTCGAGAATTTTTATCGAGATGTTTACTATTAAGGCAAACGCTCGACTCTCTTTTTTACCCACACTTGAATCACTGCTGGTCGCTTTTATAAAAAGTAAGGGTTTTTCTTTAAAAAGGTTATTTTTCTAATGGCGTATTCCTAATCACATGTGGCCTAATAAGTTAAGGAGTTTTTTGTGTAGAGCATTGGCCTCGCTTCGTTTTCCCAATTGAAGTTTAACTAAAGCTGCCCACTGGATGTGTTGGAGATTATTCGGGTTGTTATAAGCATCCTCTTCCAGGGAAAAGGCCTGATCATAAAGTTTTTCCGCCTCTTCATGCTTATTAAGTTGGATCTTTGTCATTGCTGCCAGAGCAAATGGATTATAAACTCTACACACCTCGTTAGCTACTTGGTTTGGCAATAAGTAGGTGTCAAAAAGATGTTCTGCTTCTCCCCACTTCTTTAACCTTGCTTTGTTTATCGCTGCAAACAGGAAATGTTTACCATATTTAGGTTGATCGTGGAGTGTTTCGTTAGATAACAAGTGGGTGCTATATATCTTTTCTAACTCATCATCCATATTCAAAAAATAATAGCATGTAGCAGCCTTTAAGTGCTCTTCTAGACCAGCACAATCTTGATCCTCGATTAGATCTATGTATGCTTTTATGCCAAGTTGATAATTTTTCTCTTTTTCTGCTAGATGGAGCAATCTCAAGAAATCCACAGAATCCATTGATTCCCTAAACATACCGAACATTTTAGTATACGCAAGTAAAGCTTTTTGATCATCGACATTAAAAAAAATCTCAGCGGAGGCGTTTAAAGCAAAATAAGTTACGTTGTCTCCATATGCAGCAAGTGCTTGTTGAGCAAATAAAGCTGCGCTCGCCTTGCCCCTTAGCTCTGCTTGGTTTATGGCTATGCCCAATAAAACCGGCGGGAATACTTTACCCGCCTCATGAAGAGATCTGACTAATGAAAGATCATCCTCGGTCAACTCTTCAAGAGCTCCGTAATCTTTTTTTTCGGCAGCTCTGATGGCCAAATCAATAACCCTTTGTTCGATATGTTCAGCCTCTTGCGGCATGAGACGCAAGGCTAATCGACTTGCACATGTGGCTCCAAATTCAATCGCCTTTTCAAAATAAAATTGGATTAGATCAGAGTTGCTTGTCGTTTGAGAATAGATCCAACCCTGCAAAAGGGTTTCTCCTGGAAAGCCTTCTTTAGCACCTTCAAAAATTTTTTTATGCACGATAGGAGAAAGAGGAAAGGATTGACTTAATTCCCTTATACTTAAATCTTTATTTATAAACGAGGCGAACCCAGGAAATTTTTGTCTGGGTAGGGAATAGCGAGAAAAAATCTCCGTTGAGAACTCAGGATTAAGCAGTCTTCCAGAAATTTCTAAAATGTATTTGATAAAAGTTTTTTCTAAAATATAATTTTTCCTTGGTGAGTTTTTAGCCATTTTTAAATCAAAGCTAAATTCATTTTTTCTTCTCAGCAATTTCCAGGCATGCTCTGTAAGCTTTCGATTACCTTTGCTTGTCGCTTCAAAACTGAGGAGGCTTTTAGCATTTAAGAAGGTAATAATGTGCTCGACAAGTTCAGTAGGTAATTTTTCAAAAAAGGATCTGGATTCTTTAGCTTTGACACCTTCAACATGGAGATTGGCACCGGGAAGTGCTCCCAGGCAACTATTTTTTCTCTCCCTTTTGGCAAAGGGGAGCGGTTGAGCGGAAATTTGGGGAGAAGGAAATACTTCATCAAAAGGCCGTTTCCCGAGCATCTTATCAAATGACATAGTTTCTTCTCTTAAGTTTTATTTTGATAAAATGCTAATCCAATTAATTAAATATCTTATAAAGAATTCATTTTTTAAATGAAAAATTAACGTAATTTAAGGGAAAAAAATAATTAATTAGTGGGAACTTTTATCCAAAAAAAGGCGCTAGTAATGTAAAGACAATGATAGACATTAAGGCACCTGCTGGAACGGTGATTGCCCAGGATGCGACGATATCGCGCATCATGCCGAGGTTTAGTGCTCCAATCCCGCGGGCTAGGCCGACGCCAATTACTGCTCCGATAAGAGTGTGTGTGGTGGAAACGGGGAGGCCAAAGCGCGAAGCGATCAGTACGGTGAACGCAGCGCCAAATTCTGCTGCAAATCCTCTAGTCGGAGTGAGTTCAGTGATTTTTTTCCCCACTGTCTCAATAACGCGCCAGCCCCAAGTTGCAAGCCCAAAGACAATGCCAAATCCTCCTAAAGCAAGGACCCAAGAGGGAATATCGGCGTGCACTGCTGTAACCCCGGTTTGTAAGATGGCAATGGAGGCAGAAACTGGTCCAATAGCATTGGCTACATCGTTAGCGCCATGGGAAAAAGCCATCAAACAAGCACTAATGATTTGCAGCCAGCCAAACATCTTTTCAATTGTTGTAAATTCTTCACTCGTTCTTTCGTACTCTTCTGGCTGGACAAGAATTCCGGAGGTGCTTTTAAGATCGTCTAAAATAGCATTGATTTGAAAAGTCATCTCCCCTTGTGACAAAGTCCGTGCATAGGAAAGAGCTTTTTTAGCTTTCTCTAATTGAAAAGATAGCTCTGGCGAAAAATTGGAGGAGCGCGCTGGTTGAAGTGCCAATGCCTGTTTTTTTACAAGGAAAGTGGCAACAATAAAGGCGAAAAATCCCACAGCGCAGCTGATTAGCAAAGCAAAAACGAAGGTATCATCTAAAGAAGCTTCATCGAAGCTATGAAAAAATAGAACCAAGCTTAGCATGGTTATCACTAAAAAAGTGATTTTAGGAATAGCTCTTTTGGCAGCTTCCAGAGGGTGAGTCCGATAAAAAATCTTTTTTCTCAAGTAGGTGAAGAGAAAAAAAGAGATGAAGCCACCAAGAAAAGGGGAAAGAAGCCAGCTGAAGATAATTGAGTAGACCTTATCCCAATAGATGGCGTGAACCCCATCGATAAGTAGGCCAAAACCTACCAGTGCTCCAATAATGGTATGTGTTGCCGAAATGGGCCAACCAAAATAGGAAGCGATTTGCAGCCATAGGCCCGTTCCGATCAGAGAGGCGAGCATTCCGAGCACAAGGGTTCGGGGATTGTCCACAAAATAATCAGGATTGATAATTCCACTTTGGATAGTTTCCGAGACATGAGAGCCAAAGAAAAATGCTCCGCAAAATTCTAACACGGCAGCGATAAAGATTGCTTGTCTTAGTCCAAGAGCACCAGATCCAACGGATGTCCCCATGGCATTGGCGACGTCATTAGCTCCAATGTTCCACGCCATGTAGAAGCCAGAAAGAAGAATAATTAGGATGAGAAAAGAGTTTGCCGTCATTACCTTACTTTAATTCTAGGGTCATACGAATACGATTGGCCAATTTTTCCGACAAAAGGGAAAGAGACTCAATCGATTCGAAAATGCGTTGCCATAAAATAAATGTGCCTTGGCTAAAAGTTTCTTCATGTGCATAGACATTTTTTAATAAGCTGCGAAAGATCTTACCTGCTTCGTGATTTTTAGCTGCAACATTTTCAACCATTAGCTTCACTTTTTCTGCTTCTAACCCGCCGAACGAAGATTCAAGAAGATCATGCAGTTCTTGAATGATCCCTTTTGCTCCATCAAATGCTTCGATCGTTTTTTTTATAAAATCATCAAAAGAGGATTGGCATTCAATAGGGAGAAATAGGGGTTTAATCGTAGCAAATAGAGCAAGTGTGTCACTTTTGTGAGCGATTTTATTTTGTATCGCTAGGATTTCAAGCAAACTAGGACGATCAAGAGCGAGAAAAAAACTTTTGGGAAGGTGGTTGCGAATGTCATTTTTTGTCAGATCTGCCTGGTTCTTAAATTCTTCAATTTTCGCTGCAAGTTCATTGGCCTTTAAGCTGTTGCGTTCCTGTAATGCTTCGAAAAGCAGGGGAAGAAGATGCACACACTGAGAAACCTTTTCCATGTGGGATTGCAGTGGAGCAAAAGGGGAACGGCCAAAAAGTTTCAGAATGGTCAGCATGACTTCTCTCCATGTCGGCTAAAACCTTAAGTTGTAACTCTCAACCTAAGAGTGATTTTTTAAGTCTAGCATGATAAGAATTCTCATTAAATAAAAGACAAACTTCGACTATGATGAAAGATCAGAGCAGCAAAGAGAGGAAAACGGGTATGACAAAACTAATTTTGATGCGACATGGCGAATCAATGTGGAATAAGCTCAACTATTTCACTGGCTGGGTCGATGTCCCTCTTTCCAGTCAAGGGGTGGAAGAGGCTTTAGCAGGGGGGAAAAAAATCCGCGAAATTCCTATCGATGTGATTTTTACTTCAACATTAATTCGGGCTCAAGAGACAGCAGTACTGGCGATGACGTATCATCAATCTGGTAAAGTTCCAGTAATTATTCATCAAGATGAAGGAAAATTGGCACAATGGTCTATGATTCATGGTGCAGAAGCCCAGGCCATGATGATTCCTGTTTACCGTTCTTGGCATTTGAATGAGAGAATGTATGGTGAACTGCAAGGATTGAATAAAAGAGAAACTGCAGAACGTTTTGGACAGGAACAAGTGCACATATGGCGAAGAAGCTATGATGTTTCTCCTCCAGAAGGAGAAAGCTTAGAGAAAACAGCAGAGCGCACAATTCCCTACTTTAAGGAAACGATCCTTCCTTTTATTCAGCAAGGCAAAAATGTTTTCATTGCCGCTCATGGAAATTCTTTGCGATCCATTGTCATGGAGCTCGAGGGGTTAACAAAAGAAGAAATTGTCCGGTTAGAGTTGACGTTAGGTGAACCCATCCTCTATGATTATGTGGAAGGTAAATTTATAAAGACTCTACTGTGAATCATCCTATTTATTTAGACAATAGCACGACGACCCGCCCTTCAGGGGAAGCCGTTAGCAAAATGCTCACCTACTATTCCGATAAATGGGGAGCTCCTTCATCTCCTCATAAAATGGGTCAAGAGCTTTTTCCGGCCATTGAAGAGAGCCTGAGAAGCCTCTATAAACTTTTAGGGGCAGAGGATAAGAATTACATCGTCATCACCTCGTCAGGTGCTGAAGCTGTTAATCATGCAATTTTATCGACCTATCAGGATGTGACACTGGCCACAGGAAAAAATCATTTTGTGACTTCCAATATCGATGAAGCTCCGGCACTTTTGTCGCTGAATAGGCTAGATCAATTTGGTTGTTCCACTTCAGTTGTGAAGGCAAACTTTCAAGGAATGGTCACAGCACAGGCCATTTCAGAGGCCATTTCTCCAAGAACCGCACTGGTCGCTCTTTCTTATGCAAATGGATTGACAGGTGTGATTAACCCGCTCATTGAAATCGCTGCTTTATGTAAATTAAGAGGCATTCGCCTTCTCATTGATATGACTCACGTGTTAGGTAAACTTGTCGTCGATTTAAAAGAGATCGACCCTGATTTTATTGCTTTTAACGGAGATCATTTACATGCCCCTAAAGGCACCGGAGGCCTTTACATGCGTGAGGATGTAAAATGCAGCTCCTTCATTTTAGGCGGAATCGAGCAGGCTGGGTTAAGGGCTGGAACGCTCAATGTCCCGGCTTTTATCGGATTGGGAGAGGCAGCCAAAGAAGCCTTTTCTGCTAGAGACTACATCTGTACTGAGATTGCTAGGTTGAAATTTTATTTTGAAAGCGAAGTGCTCAGGCGTATCCCTGAAGCCATCATATTTTTTGAAAATGAAGAGCGCTTACCCCACATCACTGCTATCGCTTTTCCAGGGGTTTCAAGTGAAGCTTTTCTTTTTCTCCTGAATAGGAAAGGTTTGTATGCTAGTATGGGTGGTGGTAGCCAACAACAAATTGGCTATTTGCTCAATGCTTGTGGGATTGAACACTCTTTGGCTAATTGCGGTTTAAGCTTTAGCTTTTCTCGAGAAACGACAGAGGAAGAAGTGGAGCGTGCCTTGATCATTTTAGAACAAAGCTATGCTAAGTTACGCAAACTTTCTGAAAAAATTGTACCAAAAAGAAGTTAATGGGTTTTTCCAATCTTTCGCATCCTTTCCCTTGGAGCCTTTACAGCAAAAAGCTCACCGCAAAAATTGAGAATCCCCGTGCCGTTGGCCTTTTTAAAAAGGAAGATGCGGAAGAACGTGGAATGCGCCTTGCTGAAGGGATTGAAGGTTCTTTTGAAAATGGCAATGTAGTCCATTTTTATTGGCTTGTAGACAAAGAAGATGGCATCATTGTCGATGCAAAATTTCAAGTTTTTGGCCAGTCTGCATTGATTGGGGCTGCAGAAGCTGCTGTAGGCCTCCTTGTGGGGAAAAACTATGACCAAGCTTTACGCATTACAGCAGACCTTATTGATAAAGAGGTGCGAGATAAAGAGAGTGAAGCGGCTTTTCCTAAAGAGACCTACCTTCATTTGAATCTTGTGCTAGGCGCTATCGAAAACGCCAGTGAAAAATGCACCGATTTACCTCTTGCCGACACCTATGTCGTTTCTCCTGTTCCAAGGGATATTGGTGAAATAGTCGAAGGGGGTTATCCTGGGTGGTTAGAGCTTCCTCTAAAGAAAAAGCTTGCTGTTATCGAGGAAGTTTTGGATCGCGACATAAGACCCTACATCGCTTTAGATGCTGGTGGCGTCGAAATCCTTAATTTGCTCAACGATCGTGAAGTGATTATTACTTACCAGGGGTCTTGCACTTCTTGCTATTCTTCAATTGGGACAACTCTTTCTTACATTCAGCAAGTTCTGAAAGCGAAAGTTTTTCCTGAAATTATCGTCATCCCGGATGTTGATCCTTCAACATTTCACACACATTAAGGCCTATTCATTGCCTTGAATAGTTGTAGCGGAGCTTCCAATAAAACGAACACTCTAGATAGTGTATGATTGTTAAGCGTTACAGCTTGTGAATGTTAAACACTCAAGGAATAGTCTGAACCAAAATTAAGATAATTTAAACCACGGATACGCTGCAGTCTATTAGCAATCCCAATTTTAAAAATAAGCTATTTTTCTTAAGTCTTTAAAAGAAAATGGTTCACTAGCATAAAGTGATGGCACATTTTTGTTTTGCTATAATAAAGGTTTGATTTTCTATTGCTTTTTTCGAGAAAAAGTTTCATTTATTATTAGTATGGAAAAGCAATCTTTCAAACAACTTGTTGCCGATTTTTTTTATCGAGCTGGCATAGCGATTGATGGACCCGCTCCTTGGGATATTCGCGTACATGATGAGCGTTTCTATACGAAGCTGATTGCAGAACAGTCTTTGGGTCTTGGGGAAGCTTATGTAGATGGCTGGATTGATTGTGAGGCTATCGACGTTATGATCTTTAAAATTTTGCGTTCGCATAGTTTAGAGAAAGAAAGGTTAACTTTTAAATCATTTTTTCAGCTTATTAAAGCGCGGATCATGAACCCTCAAACGTATTTGCGCAGTTTCGAGGTAGGAAAAAAACATTACGACTTAGATAACGATCTCTTTGCAGCCATGTTGGATCAAAGAATGATTTATTCTTGCGCTTATTGGAAAGAAGCAAAAAATCTCGATGAAGCGCAAGAGGCAAAATTGGATTTAGTTTGTAAAAAGCTCCTTCTGAAACCTGGGATGACCGTTTTGGATATCGGTTGTGGATGGGGCGGTTTTGCCGAGTTTGCCGCTAAAAAATATGGCGTTTCTGTTCTTGGCATTACGGTTTCGAATAGACAGTGTGAATTTGCTAGGGAGCGAACACAAGGGTTGCCGGTTGAAATTAGGTATGAGGATTACCGTAAAACTCGGGGTTCTTTTGACCGCATCGTTTCTATTGGTCAGTTTGAGCATGTAGGTTATAAAAATTACGCAAAGTACATGACACATGTGAGATCATTGCTAAAAGACGATGGTCTTTTCTTGTTACATACAATTGGCAACAATCTTTCTAGATCTTATGGTGAGCCATGGATGGTAAAATATATTTTTCCTAATAGCATGACTCCATCGATAGTACAAATTTGTCAAAGTTTTGAAGGCAAGTGGGTCATGGAAGATTGGCATAATTTTGGTCCTGACTATGACAAAACTCTAATGGCTTGGCACAGGAATTTTGCAGAAAAATGGCCTGTATTAGCTTCTCAATACTCAGCAAAATTTTATAGGATGTGGCGCTATTATCTTTTAAGTTGTGCGGGAGCTTTTAGAGCGCGTTCTATTCAGCTATGGCAAATTGTGCTTTCAAAAAATGGCTTAGTTGAGGGTTATCCTTCTCTTCGCTAAATCAAGGAGTTTGCCCTGTGCCTTACCGTGAAGATATTCCTGGATATATGCCTAAAAAAGATTTAGAGATCATAGAGGCTTTAGCGGGAAGCATCAAAGAAAATGGTCTTATAGTAGAAGTCGGTTCTTATTTTGGCCGCTCTTCTTGGGTATGGGCAAAATCCTCTCCCCCCCATTCTACAGTTTATTGCATTGATCCTTGGCCACACTTGGATAGTGTGAGAGGCATCTTTGATGTAAGTCTTGAAGATTTCAAAAGCTATGTTCAAGATTGTCCAAATGTGGTTCCTATTCAAGGTTATTCACCTCATATCCCATGGACGGAAGATCTTTTGGTAGATCTTGTGTTTATCGATGGCAATCATTTTAGTCCTCATGTCGACAATGACCTGCAATTTTGGTCTAGAATGCTTAAACCCACCGGCATTTTGTGCGGCCATGATTTTAATCCCCTAAGATACCCAGATGTTTGTGAAACGGTTATCCGACTTGCTCAGGAGTCGGGGTGGCCTTTGAGAATCTTTGAGGGCAGTACGATTTGGTATTTTGAAAAAGAAAAAGAACAATTTTCTTTAAGTAATAAAAGGATGGTATCTCAGCGTTTAATTTTAGAATCTATGAGCTGGCAGCCTACTCTAGCTCAACTAGATGTCGTTCGAAGAATCTATCAACAAAAACAGGCGTAATCTTCTTCATTACGTAAACCAAGGAAGGTCTATATGAGATTTACAAGTAGTATTGGCTTTTTACTCTTAGCAATTTTTTTAATTTTGTGGGGGCTTGTATTAGTCGCACCTCAATTTGCTATCCCGTCAATCATTCTTGGCATTTTAGCCATTGTTTCTGGAATTTTTATCTTAATTGGCCGCTGATTTAGTTATTTAGTCATTTTTTTGAGCTTTCGGCTGGTTTTACTAACCATTTGAAAGCTCTCTTATTCTTAATATTATAATTTTTTTAAAAGGTAAATTATGCACCCTGATTTGCATCAAGAAAGAACAATTTCAACAAGAACGAATAGTACAGTTTTTCGAACAAAAAGTTCAGATGAGCCAACAAAACAAGGGACCTTGGGTGGGCGTAAAGTGACTAAAAGCAGGGCGGCTTCCACGCCAGAAAAAGGGCAGGACTCCTTGTCATTTTCTATTCCCAAGAGTCATAGTTTTAGCGGTACTGAAACGCTGCAATCCCCGAGATTTCAATCACAAAATTCTTTCATCAATTTGATTCCTTTTTGTTCTGGCTCTAAAAGTCCTCGCTTGCCGAATTTAGCCAGAGATCTTAAAGATGCCTACGAAACCCGACTTGCCAGTTCTAAATTAGTACATTTAAGAATAAGATCAACCGCTACGTTAGACGATGAGCTAAAAGCCATGATTTTTGAAGAGCTCTTAAGCAGCCCAAAAATGCTCTATGCTGAGAAGCAGGCTTGGATCTACGAAATGTGGGAAAGCTTACAGAAGCTGGATGGTCCTTTAATGAGTCCTTTGATAGGTAAGTTGCTTGTCTTTAAGAACACATTGGAGATAAATGCTCAGAAGAGCAGCAATGAGCCATTTATAAAACAAGTGAGTGCTTTTTTAGGGCAGTTCAGAAGTGGTTCTGAGGACTATCTAAAGGTAGATGCCTCCATGCATCATATAATTACGGTAAAGTTTTTCCTTAATGGGTTTGATAGAATCCCGAACCCTCTTGTCAAGAGTTTTATAGGAGAAGCGCTCGACCTCGATTGGATTGAAAAGCTAAGAAGCTATGGCGAAGAAGGTCCATCAGAAGAATTTATAGATCTTTGCAAGGAAGCTGCTCAACTCGCGAGTGTTCTACCAATGCAAAGCCCGTTAAAGAGGGAAGCGGCTAGGCCCCTAGAAGAAGACAATGAAGAAGAGGAAACGTCCTCTGAGTCTGAAAGCCTTTCAGATCAATCCGAGCGCTATAAGGAAGGAGATTTTAATTTCTATCAAGAGATCGCTCGTCCTGTTGAGCAGGATCATTTAAAGTGGTTTATGGATGACTTTAAAACCCAATATCCACAATTTTGGAATGATCAAGGTAGACTAGTAACAGAATGGGATATCGCCTCAAGCCCTTGTGTCAATGCCTTTGAAGATAAGCGCTCCCTTCTTGTCGAACAGTCCTTTGGCCTCAATTTATCGTTCCCTGTTGAGAAAACAATTGAGAAAAAAGAAAAGGAAGTTGAACAAAAGAAAATTAAAAAAAAATCTAAAAGGAAGTCTAAAGCTTCTAAAGAGATAGAAGAGCCAACAGAGCATTCAATGGAGATGGTTCTTACGTTGAAAATACGACTTCTCGGAACCTCGGAGTACGATAAGCGGCAAAAAAAGTGGGTTTCCCGAAATGTGTCTATTGAAAGCATTAATACAGAAGAATTTCTGAATTGCTTAAAAACAAATAAGAGGGTAGATGCTCCTCTCTCTTTTTCTGAATTGCAAAAAATCGTCCAAGACGCCATCGTTGTGCCGGACCATCTCTCTTTTTCTGGTATCTTTGAGCGGGATGTTGAGGGGGAACTAGATTCTGTTTTGGGAGATCAATCGGTAGAAGATGAAATGGATTCCCTAGACTGCCATCCTGGGTCTCGTGTGTATGGGCTTGAAGGGACAGAAATGAGTGATTCTCCTAACTATACAACTGAGTCAAGCCTAATTTTTGAATCAGATGAGTCAGAAGCGGAAGAGGAAATTGATGAACAAACATGAAATCATTCTATTTTTAAAAGAGT
Above is a genomic segment from Chlamydiales bacterium STE3 containing:
- a CDS encoding Cysteine desulfurase IscS (Product derived from UniProtKB/Swiss-Prot:B2US50;Gene name derived from UniProtKB/Swiss-Prot:B2US50;EC number derived from UniProtKB/Swiss-Prot:B2US50); translation: MNHPIYLDNSTTTRPSGEAVSKMLTYYSDKWGAPSSPHKMGQELFPAIEESLRSLYKLLGAEDKNYIVITSSGAEAVNHAILSTYQDVTLATGKNHFVTSNIDEAPALLSLNRLDQFGCSTSVVKANFQGMVTAQAISEAISPRTALVALSYANGLTGVINPLIEIAALCKLRGIRLLIDMTHVLGKLVVDLKEIDPDFIAFNGDHLHAPKGTGGLYMREDVKCSSFILGGIEQAGLRAGTLNVPAFIGLGEAAKEAFSARDYICTEIARLKFYFESEVLRRIPEAIIFFENEERLPHITAIAFPGVSSEAFLFLLNRKGLYASMGGGSQQQIGYLLNACGIEHSLANCGLSFSFSRETTEEEVERALIILEQSYAKLRKLSEKIVPKRS
- a CDS encoding Uncharacterized protein (Product derived from UniProtKB/Trembl:F8KXR7), producing the protein MGFSNLSHPFPWSLYSKKLTAKIENPRAVGLFKKEDAEERGMRLAEGIEGSFENGNVVHFYWLVDKEDGIIVDAKFQVFGQSALIGAAEAAVGLLVGKNYDQALRITADLIDKEVRDKESEAAFPKETYLHLNLVLGAIENASEKCTDLPLADTYVVSPVPRDIGEIVEGGYPGWLELPLKKKLAVIEEVLDRDIRPYIALDAGGVEILNLLNDREVIITYQGSCTSCYSSIGTTLSYIQQVLKAKVFPEIIVIPDVDPSTFHTH
- a CDS encoding Cyclopropane-fatty-acyl-phospholipid synthase (Product derived from UniProtKB/Swiss-Prot:P0A9H7;Gene name derived from UniProtKB/Swiss-Prot:P0A9H7;EC number derived from UniProtKB/Swiss-Prot:P0A9H7) — protein: MFCYNKGLIFYCFFREKVSFIISMEKQSFKQLVADFFYRAGIAIDGPAPWDIRVHDERFYTKLIAEQSLGLGEAYVDGWIDCEAIDVMIFKILRSHSLEKERLTFKSFFQLIKARIMNPQTYLRSFEVGKKHYDLDNDLFAAMLDQRMIYSCAYWKEAKNLDEAQEAKLDLVCKKLLLKPGMTVLDIGCGWGGFAEFAAKKYGVSVLGITVSNRQCEFARERTQGLPVEIRYEDYRKTRGSFDRIVSIGQFEHVGYKNYAKYMTHVRSLLKDDGLFLLHTIGNNLSRSYGEPWMVKYIFPNSMTPSIVQICQSFEGKWVMEDWHNFGPDYDKTLMAWHRNFAEKWPVLASQYSAKFYRMWRYYLLSCAGAFRARSIQLWQIVLSKNGLVEGYPSLR